One Halarcobacter ebronensis genomic window carries:
- a CDS encoding AraC family transcriptional regulator codes for MEKNIEDFRKDILRLIEERYTLGINGGLQTEIPNLDFYFSNEQTEFLSTIYEPSLCIILQGSKAVGFGEELYSYGTKEYLLSSTHVPAKVRILEATKETPYVSFRIRFTLDDIYDVIKNVNPKKLVISEKSEKGLFFDDINDRLYEPVYRLIKLLNRTTEEVQYLSVLIIKEILFILINNKSGYFLNKFAMEGTVSNKIVHAISEIKDNFNEKLNVKELARMIDMSESSLYQNFKTITSMSPIQFQKKIRLEEAKLMLLNQKIDASEVAFAVGYESPSQFSREYSRMFGMSPKAHAQHLKYGA; via the coding sequence ATGGAAAAAAACATAGAAGATTTTAGAAAAGATATACTTAGACTAATTGAAGAACGATATACTTTAGGAATCAATGGTGGATTACAAACAGAGATTCCTAATTTGGATTTCTATTTTTCAAATGAACAAACAGAGTTCCTTTCTACAATATATGAACCATCTCTTTGTATTATTCTACAAGGAAGTAAAGCAGTTGGATTTGGTGAGGAACTTTATAGTTATGGAACTAAAGAGTATCTTCTTTCCTCAACCCATGTCCCTGCAAAAGTAAGAATACTTGAAGCAACTAAAGAGACTCCATATGTTTCATTTCGTATAAGATTTACATTAGATGATATTTATGATGTGATTAAAAATGTTAATCCAAAAAAATTAGTTATAAGTGAAAAATCTGAAAAAGGATTGTTCTTTGATGATATTAATGATAGATTATATGAGCCTGTTTATCGATTGATTAAGTTATTAAATCGGACAACTGAAGAGGTACAATATTTGTCTGTTTTAATTATAAAAGAGATTCTTTTTATATTAATTAACAATAAAAGTGGATATTTCTTAAATAAATTTGCCATGGAAGGTACGGTTTCTAATAAAATAGTACATGCAATTTCTGAGATTAAAGATAATTTTAATGAGAAGCTTAATGTTAAAGAGTTAGCAAGAATGATTGATATGAGTGAATCTTCATTATATCAAAACTTCAAAACCATTACTTCCATGTCTCCTATTCAATTTCAAAAAAAGATTAGACTAGAAGAAGCAAAACTTATGCTTTTAAATCAAAAAATTGATGCCTCTGAAGTAGCTTTTGCAGTTGGATATGAATCTCCTTCTCAGTTTAGTAGAGAGTATTCAAGAATGTTTGGAATGTCTCCAAAAGCACATGCTCAACACCTAAAATATGGAGCTTGA
- a CDS encoding cupin domain-containing protein, whose protein sequence is MKYKNKEEFEKANMFGMGQPNDNYAQYFIGNSFLNFLVNPGETPIFMANVTFEPECRNNWHIHHAKSGGGQILICTAGEGWYQKEGDKPVSLKEGSLVYIPTGTKHWHGAKKDSWFSHISIEVPGTKTSNEWLDPVLDNYYNSLN, encoded by the coding sequence ATGAAATATAAAAACAAAGAAGAATTTGAAAAAGCAAATATGTTTGGAATGGGGCAACCTAATGATAACTATGCACAATATTTTATAGGTAACTCTTTCCTAAATTTTTTAGTTAACCCAGGAGAAACTCCAATTTTTATGGCAAATGTAACATTTGAACCTGAATGTAGAAATAATTGGCATATCCATCATGCAAAATCTGGTGGTGGACAGATACTTATTTGCACGGCTGGTGAAGGTTGGTATCAAAAAGAGGGAGATAAACCTGTTAGTTTAAAAGAGGGTTCTCTTGTATATATACCAACAGGAACAAAACACTGGCATGGAGCAAAAAAAGATAGTTGGTTTAGTCATATCTCAATTGAAGTTCCTGGAACTAAAACAAGCAATGAGTGGTTAGATCCTGTTTTGGATAACTATTATAATTCATTAAACTAA
- a CDS encoding hybrid sensor histidine kinase/response regulator, which yields MKNRFSILILDDVEENIYSLKLLIEEFDVDIYTALNASDAIGILMNNDIDLILSDIQMPDIDGFQFVEYIKGIDKLKDIPIIFITGIYDKDAYQQKGYDLGVIEYISKPIDVNLLSSKLKVYIDLFHKNKETKESLNEANKLVVHNTKMASIGEMIGVISHQLKQPLNILSLYCDDIKYSFEYGELDKATIDDFSVNTKLQIHHMRDTIDGFLEFFKPTKEKSSFTIKKTLDGSFDLVDSMIKKNNVELELDLKEDFSLKGVEMELTQVLMNLVTNSIQAFEERGISDRKIKIEVYSKDDKNYLTFSDNAGGINEDDLEKIFDPYYTTKSEGTGIGLYMVKLVVKNSFEGNLTLENSNLGVKFIMEFDKGEE from the coding sequence ATGAAGAATAGATTTTCAATTTTAATTTTGGATGACGTTGAAGAGAATATATACTCTTTAAAACTTTTGATTGAAGAGTTTGATGTTGATATATATACAGCTTTAAATGCAAGTGATGCCATTGGAATTCTGATGAATAATGATATTGATCTTATCTTAAGTGATATTCAAATGCCTGATATTGATGGATTTCAATTTGTAGAGTATATAAAAGGTATTGATAAATTAAAAGATATTCCAATTATTTTTATTACAGGTATTTATGATAAAGATGCTTATCAACAAAAAGGGTATGATTTGGGGGTAATTGAGTATATCTCTAAACCAATTGATGTAAATTTATTAAGCTCAAAACTAAAAGTTTATATTGATCTTTTTCATAAAAATAAAGAGACAAAAGAGTCTTTAAACGAGGCAAATAAATTAGTAGTCCATAATACAAAGATGGCTTCAATAGGAGAGATGATTGGAGTTATTTCACATCAGTTAAAACAGCCTTTAAATATATTGTCATTGTATTGTGATGATATTAAATACTCTTTTGAGTATGGGGAGTTAGATAAGGCTACAATAGACGATTTCTCTGTAAATACAAAACTTCAGATACACCATATGAGAGATACTATTGATGGCTTTTTAGAGTTTTTTAAACCTACAAAAGAGAAAAGCAGTTTTACTATTAAAAAAACTTTGGATGGAAGTTTTGATTTAGTTGATTCAATGATTAAAAAAAATAATGTAGAGCTTGAGTTGGATTTAAAAGAGGATTTCTCTTTAAAAGGGGTAGAGATGGAGTTAACCCAAGTATTAATGAATCTTGTTACAAACTCTATACAAGCCTTTGAGGAAAGAGGAATAAGTGATAGAAAAATAAAAATAGAGGTTTACTCTAAAGATGATAAAAACTACTTAACTTTTAGTGACAATGCAGGTGGAATAAATGAAGATGATTTGGAAAAGATTTTTGATCCATACTACACAACAAAATCAGAGGGTACGGGAATTGGACTTTATATGGTTAAATTAGTTGTTAAAAATTCATTTGAAGGAAATCTTACTTTAGAAAATTCAAATTTGGGAGTCAAATTTATAATGGAATTTGATAAAGGTGAAGAGTAA
- a CDS encoding sensor histidine kinase, translated as MLVNNLAITYKCFASIGNSLDLKEMMSEALRTFVCETYAIYAVYCIEEADNIEEISSFGKIDNFHPLNYKKYQDKINKIVEENKIVLILRLDYGSIFLVIKQLDSDMNFFISMFESFISKLNLSIKSCLNVQTMKEKNELLNEQKRDLEIANKSKDDFLANMSHELKTPLNSINVISSLMKENKKGNLSVQDVKNLQIINSSGKYLLDLINDVLDLSKLESGKSVLDFAQLDLYKVLDEVYLMFLPQTEEKGIKLYFEYDKNIDEIYSDEKKIKQIVKNLLSNAVKFVQSGKSIYFRVKDEDENITILVEDEGIGIAQDKLIDIFDRFKQADSSTTRKFGGTGLGLAIIKELLVLLKGSVYVKSKLGVGTTFYVTLPKNKDTIRCLDILDIDVFESKKRKEEKKIDYEKQLEIRKNILIFNTDAVKFINIVIQLQKSHSLTQVTKFETLLEKVNDSFDVVIVDSAGLSKYELEILKQKFNNEIYVIKENIVDINNIKEFIGGRR; from the coding sequence ATGTTAGTAAATAATTTAGCTATCACATATAAATGTTTTGCCTCTATAGGTAATTCTTTGGATTTAAAAGAGATGATGAGTGAAGCCTTAAGAACTTTTGTATGTGAAACTTATGCCATATATGCTGTTTATTGTATTGAAGAGGCTGATAATATTGAAGAGATCTCCTCTTTTGGGAAAATAGATAATTTTCATCCTTTGAACTACAAAAAATATCAAGATAAGATTAATAAAATAGTTGAAGAGAATAAAATAGTATTGATATTAAGGCTAGATTATGGCTCTATTTTTCTTGTAATAAAACAGCTTGATTCTGATATGAACTTTTTTATCTCTATGTTTGAGAGTTTTATCTCTAAACTTAATCTTAGTATTAAATCTTGCCTAAATGTTCAAACAATGAAAGAAAAAAATGAACTTTTGAATGAGCAAAAAAGAGATTTGGAAATTGCAAATAAATCAAAAGACGATTTTTTGGCAAATATGAGCCACGAATTAAAAACTCCACTAAACTCTATTAATGTAATCTCCTCTTTAATGAAAGAGAATAAAAAAGGAAATCTTTCTGTTCAAGATGTAAAAAATCTCCAAATTATAAATAGCTCAGGCAAATATCTTTTAGATTTGATAAATGATGTTTTAGACCTCTCTAAACTAGAATCAGGAAAGAGTGTTCTTGATTTTGCCCAATTGGATTTATATAAGGTTCTTGATGAGGTCTATTTGATGTTTTTACCACAAACAGAAGAGAAGGGAATTAAGTTATATTTTGAATACGATAAAAATATAGATGAAATTTATAGTGATGAAAAGAAGATAAAACAGATTGTAAAAAACTTACTAAGTAATGCTGTGAAATTTGTACAAAGTGGTAAATCAATCTATTTTAGAGTAAAAGATGAAGATGAAAATATAACAATATTAGTAGAAGATGAAGGGATAGGAATTGCCCAAGATAAATTAATTGATATCTTTGATAGGTTTAAACAAGCAGATAGTAGTACAACTAGAAAATTTGGTGGAACAGGTTTGGGATTGGCAATTATAAAAGAGTTATTAGTTTTACTAAAAGGTTCAGTTTATGTAAAAAGTAAACTAGGAGTTGGAACAACTTTTTATGTAACTCTTCCTAAAAACAAAGATACTATTAGATGTTTGGATATTTTAGATATTGATGTTTTTGAATCAAAAAAGAGAAAAGAAGAGAAAAAAATAGATTATGAAAAACAGTTGGAAATAAGAAAAAATATACTTATTTTTAATACCGATGCAGTTAAATTTATAAATATTGTTATACAACTTCAAAAGAGCCATTCTTTAACACAAGTTACAAAATTTGAAACTTTGTTAGAAAAAGTAAATGACTCTTTTGATGTTGTAATAGTTGATAGCGCAGGTCTTTCAAAATATGAGCTTGAAATATTAAAACAGAAATTTAACAATGAAATATATGTAATAAAAGAGAACATAGTGGATATAAATAATATTAAAGAGTTTATTGGAGGAAGAAGATGA
- a CDS encoding FIST signal transduction protein produces the protein MKTIKYYEKLKTFIDTNRDKNAEYLLLVGENTDFDIELLKESNINFKGAIVPQIVYEDFNSDSGIVACELSEDSDTIFIEDITNIDLKKEDFTQYDSVIIVVDGLSKHLTTFLESIFHLLPIDCEIVGGGAGKMTLKQEPVIFSKDGILQDAAILIAGKQTISVGVENGWEYLEGPFIVTSAEKNLLKSLNFSNAFDVYKSIVEESSGLKFNEEQFFNIAKSYPLGIIRFNKEIVVRDAIGLDENGNIILIGDIEQNSTINFLTGKKEKLINSSSFAIKNALKKIKDKDNIKNIIIFDCISRKEFLEKDFKKELAVIKDAVPTKRVFGALSLGEIANSGNEYINFYNRTCVVGVLC, from the coding sequence ATGAAAACTATAAAATATTATGAGAAGTTAAAAACATTTATAGATACAAATAGAGATAAAAATGCAGAGTATCTTCTTTTAGTAGGAGAGAATACAGATTTTGATATTGAACTTCTAAAAGAGTCAAATATTAATTTCAAAGGAGCAATAGTTCCTCAAATTGTATATGAAGATTTCAATTCAGATAGTGGAATTGTAGCTTGTGAACTAAGTGAAGATAGTGATACTATTTTTATTGAAGATATTACAAATATAGATTTAAAGAAAGAGGATTTTACACAATATGACTCTGTAATCATTGTTGTAGATGGACTTAGTAAACATCTTACAACTTTTTTAGAGTCAATTTTTCATCTTTTGCCAATTGATTGTGAGATTGTGGGAGGAGGAGCAGGAAAGATGACTTTAAAACAAGAACCTGTTATCTTTTCAAAGGATGGAATACTTCAAGATGCAGCAATTCTAATTGCAGGAAAACAGACAATTAGCGTTGGGGTTGAAAATGGGTGGGAGTATTTAGAAGGTCCTTTTATAGTAACTTCTGCGGAAAAAAATCTATTAAAATCATTAAACTTTTCAAATGCTTTTGATGTTTATAAAAGCATAGTTGAAGAGAGTAGTGGGTTAAAGTTTAATGAAGAGCAGTTTTTTAATATTGCAAAATCTTACCCTTTGGGAATAATTAGATTTAACAAAGAGATAGTTGTAAGAGATGCAATAGGTTTAGATGAGAATGGGAATATAATTTTAATAGGTGATATTGAGCAAAACTCAACAATCAATTTTTTAACGGGTAAAAAAGAGAAACTTATTAACTCTTCATCTTTTGCCATTAAAAATGCCTTGAAAAAAATCAAAGATAAAGATAATATTAAAAATATAATTATTTTTGATTGCATATCTAGAAAAGAGTTTTTAGAAAAAGACTTTAAAAAAGAGTTGGCTGTAATAAAAGATGCCGTTCCAACAAAAAGAGTATTTGGAGCTTTGAGTCTAGGTGAAATTGCAAATAGTGGAAATGAGTATATAAATTTTTATAATAGAACTTGTGTTGTTGGAGTATTATGTTAG
- a CDS encoding HD domain-containing phosphohydrolase has protein sequence MVSLMLNNEYLKRLNILYIEDEAEAANRLQKLLSRVFDNIFYCINGKEALDVFNKESIDLIISDINMPVMDGMQMASKIRESNKDIPIIFTTARNESDCLIKAIDLNVDSFILKPIDFSTLIDKVKKAGEKIFSFESKKLLEEYKDVVDKTSIVFKFSSEGKITFVNEKYEELTKYEKREVKNRFFNFNFLSSVSEKTFSEIWEKIENKETWRGKLKGKTKENKSFVLDVSILPVVDYNNNIIEYIAISNDITQEEAINELLQVELIESKDILSNKNYLLNEYKRCLDISSVFISINKNFKIINVNSKFLQLTKGRVEEYLGKKLEVIVNDKTIYDEIHSTLAQKKEYRGILTITNKRGEEKYIDFTFTPVFNELKEVVDYLAVGSDISELIELQFEIEDTQKDLILTLGTIGESRSKETANHVKRVALYSYLLAKEYGLSEEEANLLKMASPMHDIGKIGIPDFILNKPGKLTNEEYDVIKTHTTIGYNMFKNSNRKILRSASVVAYEHHEKWDGTGYPRGLEGYQIHIFGRITAVADVFDALISRRVYKESWSLEEVIDYMCSKAGYAFEPRIVDLLIKNLDKILDINSKYEDR, from the coding sequence ATGGTTAGTTTAATGTTAAATAATGAATATTTAAAGAGATTAAATATCTTATATATTGAAGATGAGGCAGAAGCAGCAAATAGATTGCAAAAACTTCTAAGTAGAGTTTTTGATAATATCTTTTATTGTATAAATGGAAAAGAGGCTTTGGATGTTTTTAATAAAGAGAGTATTGATCTAATAATCAGTGATATAAATATGCCTGTTATGGATGGAATGCAAATGGCCTCTAAAATAAGAGAGAGCAACAAAGATATTCCAATAATATTTACAACAGCAAGAAATGAATCAGATTGCCTTATAAAAGCAATTGATTTAAATGTTGACTCTTTTATATTAAAACCAATAGATTTCTCAACTTTAATAGATAAGGTTAAAAAAGCAGGGGAGAAAATATTCTCATTTGAATCTAAAAAGTTGCTTGAAGAGTATAAAGATGTTGTTGATAAAACCTCTATAGTTTTTAAATTTAGTAGTGAAGGTAAAATTACTTTTGTAAATGAAAAGTATGAAGAGCTTACAAAATATGAAAAGAGAGAAGTTAAAAATAGATTTTTTAATTTCAACTTTTTAAGCAGTGTTTCTGAAAAAACTTTCTCAGAAATTTGGGAAAAGATTGAAAACAAAGAGACATGGAGAGGAAAGTTAAAAGGTAAAACAAAAGAGAATAAAAGCTTTGTTCTTGATGTTTCAATACTTCCAGTAGTTGATTACAACAACAATATTATTGAGTATATTGCAATTTCAAATGATATTACACAAGAAGAGGCAATAAATGAACTGCTTCAAGTGGAACTAATAGAGTCAAAAGATATTTTAAGTAATAAAAACTACCTTTTAAATGAGTATAAAAGATGTTTAGATATCTCTTCAGTTTTTATAAGTATAAATAAGAATTTTAAAATTATAAATGTAAATAGTAAATTTTTACAACTAACAAAAGGAAGAGTAGAAGAGTATTTAGGTAAAAAACTTGAAGTAATAGTTAATGATAAAACAATCTATGATGAGATTCATAGTACCTTAGCACAAAAAAAAGAGTATAGAGGGATTTTAACAATTACTAACAAAAGAGGTGAAGAGAAATATATTGATTTTACTTTTACCCCTGTATTTAATGAGCTAAAAGAGGTTGTTGATTATTTAGCTGTAGGTAGCGATATAAGTGAATTAATAGAACTACAATTTGAAATAGAAGATACTCAAAAAGATTTGATATTAACTCTAGGAACAATAGGAGAATCAAGAAGTAAAGAGACAGCAAATCATGTAAAAAGAGTTGCTTTATATTCTTATCTTTTGGCAAAAGAGTATGGACTTTCTGAAGAGGAGGCAAACCTTTTGAAAATGGCTTCTCCAATGCATGATATTGGAAAAATTGGTATTCCTGATTTTATATTAAATAAACCAGGTAAATTAACCAATGAAGAGTATGATGTGATTAAAACACATACAACTATAGGCTATAACATGTTCAAAAATTCAAATAGAAAAATATTAAGAAGTGCTTCTGTTGTTGCTTATGAACACCATGAAAAATGGGATGGAACAGGGTACCCAAGAGGATTAGAGGGATATCAAATACATATTTTTGGAAGAATAACTGCTGTTGCAGATGTTTTTGATGCATTAATTAGTAGAAGAGTATATAAAGAGAGTTGGTCATTAGAGGAAGTTATTGATTATATGTGTTCAAAAGCAGGGTATGCTTTTGAACCTAGAATCGTTGATTTGTTAATTAAAAATCTTGATAAGATTCTTGATATTAATAGTAAATATGAAGATAGGTAG
- a CDS encoding winged helix-turn-helix domain-containing protein → MTMRTYSYELIRDKSILFFGLDSKTNSKVKSSLNNYVNNIDIVQEIPRYVNLANYDLILVDIDEFNINELTHILSNDFYNTPIIFLTSDLNSVDFNQVQNISVKNILLKEPIFLDNLFIYTYIILQKSDKIILKNDFSYSLKDEKFYHRNVEVSLTKLELKVFEYLIKNVNRVVSYEELKRDVWKNKHCSIYSMRNVINKIREKSYYDIISNASKKGYSINNDYTYF, encoded by the coding sequence ATGACAATGAGAACATACAGTTATGAATTAATAAGAGATAAGTCAATACTATTTTTTGGATTAGATTCAAAAACAAATAGTAAAGTTAAATCATCATTAAATAATTATGTCAATAATATTGATATAGTTCAAGAGATACCTAGATATGTAAATCTTGCAAACTATGACCTAATATTAGTTGATATAGATGAGTTCAATATAAATGAGTTGACTCATATACTTTCTAATGATTTTTATAATACACCTATTATATTTCTAACATCAGATTTAAATAGTGTGGATTTTAATCAGGTGCAAAATATATCAGTTAAAAATATATTGTTAAAAGAGCCTATCTTTTTAGATAACTTATTTATCTATACATATATTATTTTACAAAAAAGTGACAAAATAATATTAAAAAACGATTTTTCATACTCTTTAAAAGATGAAAAATTCTATCACAGAAATGTAGAGGTCTCTTTAACAAAATTGGAGTTGAAAGTTTTTGAATATTTAATCAAAAATGTCAATAGAGTTGTAAGTTATGAAGAGCTTAAAAGAGATGTATGGAAAAATAAACACTGTTCAATTTATAGTATGAGAAATGTTATTAATAAAATAAGAGAAAAATCTTATTATGATATTATCTCTAACGCATCTAAAAAAGGGTATTCGATTAATAACGACTATACTTACTTTTAA
- a CDS encoding response regulator transcription factor, with protein MDNFKDYERNIKILLVEDDLHTQMKLVKILNRFYEDIVVAKNGDDALRLYRDYYLKRKPFDLVISDINMPIMNGISLLENIRQIDELLPFIFVTAQLELETLLKIVRLDIDDYILKPIDVNTLLKSIEKTIRKSFKRKFLSTAKEQIFLSSKLYWDPVEKSIYQDEKVVKLTKKEILFLDMLCTSINQVVNTDTILYELWEDSLDYDSSLSNLKNLISRIRVKIPDLKIENVYGLGYKLRMINE; from the coding sequence ATGGATAATTTTAAAGATTACGAAAGAAATATAAAAATACTGTTAGTTGAGGATGATTTGCATACTCAAATGAAGTTGGTAAAAATTTTAAATAGATTCTATGAAGATATCGTTGTTGCAAAAAATGGCGATGATGCTTTAAGACTTTATAGGGATTATTATTTAAAAAGAAAACCTTTTGATTTGGTTATTAGTGATATTAATATGCCTATTATGAATGGGATTAGTCTCCTTGAAAATATAAGGCAAATTGATGAACTATTGCCATTTATATTTGTAACTGCACAATTGGAGTTAGAGACTCTTTTAAAGATTGTAAGGTTAGATATAGATGACTATATTTTGAAACCAATTGATGTTAATACTCTACTTAAAAGTATAGAGAAAACCATCAGAAAAAGTTTCAAAAGGAAATTCCTCTCAACAGCAAAAGAACAAATATTTCTAAGTAGTAAACTCTATTGGGATCCTGTTGAAAAATCTATTTACCAAGATGAGAAAGTCGTTAAGTTGACAAAAAAAGAGATCCTCTTTTTAGATATGTTGTGTACAAGCATTAATCAAGTAGTAAACACAGATACCATTCTCTATGAGCTTTGGGAAGACTCACTTGATTATGATTCAAGTCTCTCAAATTTGAAAAACTTAATATCTAGAATCAGAGTAAAAATACCTGATTTAAAGATAGAGAATGTTTATGGTCTTGGTTACAAATTAAGGATGATAAATGAATGA
- a CDS encoding response regulator, whose amino-acid sequence MNEIDTSTFRILYIEDEELAREKFGKFLHRRFSEVILAANGVEGFMKFQEYFMKNQKFDLIISDINMPKMDGLELLEGIREYDKEVPVIFITARSESEQMLKAINLHVEGYILKPIDFDVVNSKLDMVCKDIFYRKIFNKQESEMKTYMDILDQEALVSKTDLKGKITFVNDGFCEVSGYSREELIGSHHNIVRHPSVPKEFFEEMWETIKDGKVWSGTHKNQAKNGETYYVSSKIFPVFELDNKNIKEFMAVRFLVTEAETQKRESHKNYLSQITNFKMAFNTLNKEKEVLLKQLKDVDVNISSLNEKYQNSEKRRKELMAQLEAYEKSHLEYNKKELMTQKDKTKQFEEIYNSYNNLKTKFNKIEKELKEKDRLYQNKVQEVDDYITRELKLNKRIADLKDLVTNLQKENQQVIKNKSMLSF is encoded by the coding sequence ATGAATGAAATAGATACATCTACATTTAGAATTTTATATATTGAAGATGAAGAGTTAGCTAGGGAAAAGTTTGGAAAATTTCTACACAGAAGATTTTCAGAAGTTATTTTAGCAGCTAATGGTGTTGAAGGTTTTATGAAGTTTCAAGAATACTTTATGAAAAACCAAAAATTTGATTTAATAATCAGTGATATAAATATGCCTAAAATGGACGGTCTTGAGTTATTAGAGGGGATTAGAGAGTATGACAAAGAAGTCCCTGTAATATTTATAACTGCAAGATCTGAATCTGAACAGATGCTAAAAGCTATAAACTTACATGTTGAAGGTTATATTCTAAAACCAATAGATTTTGATGTTGTAAACAGTAAATTAGATATGGTATGTAAAGATATTTTTTATAGAAAAATATTTAATAAACAAGAGTCAGAAATGAAAACCTATATGGATATTCTTGATCAAGAAGCTTTAGTATCAAAAACTGATTTAAAAGGGAAAATAACTTTTGTTAATGATGGGTTTTGTGAAGTTTCTGGTTATTCAAGAGAGGAACTTATTGGTTCACACCATAATATAGTAAGACACCCTTCTGTTCCAAAAGAGTTTTTTGAAGAGATGTGGGAAACTATAAAAGATGGAAAAGTTTGGAGTGGCACACACAAAAATCAAGCAAAAAATGGAGAAACTTATTATGTTAGTTCAAAAATTTTTCCTGTATTTGAACTTGATAATAAAAATATAAAAGAGTTTATGGCAGTTAGATTTCTAGTAACAGAAGCAGAAACACAAAAAAGAGAGAGTCATAAAAACTATTTAAGTCAAATTACAAACTTCAAAATGGCATTTAATACACTCAATAAAGAGAAAGAAGTTTTACTCAAACAGTTAAAAGATGTTGATGTTAATATCTCTTCATTAAATGAGAAATATCAAAATAGTGAAAAAAGAAGAAAAGAGTTAATGGCTCAACTTGAGGCATATGAAAAAAGCCATTTAGAATATAATAAAAAAGAGTTAATGACACAAAAAGATAAAACAAAACAGTTTGAAGAGATTTATAACTCTTATAATAATCTCAAAACAAAATTTAACAAAATAGAAAAAGAGTTAAAAGAGAAAGATAGACTCTATCAAAATAAAGTTCAAGAGGTTGATGATTACATAACAAGAGAACTAAAATTGAATAAAAGAATTGCTGATTTAAAAGATTTGGTTACAAACTTACAAAAAGAGAATCAACAAGTTATTAAAAACAAATCGATGCTCTCTTTTTAA